The sequence below is a genomic window from Gossypium hirsutum isolate 1008001.06 chromosome A11, Gossypium_hirsutum_v2.1, whole genome shotgun sequence.
TCCAGACCATTCAAGCTAAGGCTAAGCAGGTTCAACAAGGCTATTGTATTACATGCTGCAATTGTTTTACAGGTCTTTTATGACTTAGTTCCATGAAGAAATTTGTATTGATAATAGTACTTACTAAGTTTGTGATATTGGGTTGTGATTATATATGCATACCCTGTAATCCTAGACGAGGCTTCTCATTGTATTAACTTGGAAGCATTGCCTTTGATATAGATCAAAAGGATGAAAGAAATAATCAGCAAGAACTATAAGATTTGACATATTAGGCCTTGGCTTTAGTTAGGCTTGCCACTATTCTTTTCTGTGAAATGTCAAATTTGCAGCATCTgatgcttttctttttttcttttctttttacaaaatttccaaataaaaCCAGTActgtttgttctttttttcaaaGAGTGTTGCTTACAAGTAAAAGTCATGGTTGTTTCGTATATTACCAACCACAACCATTCATCTGATgccacaaaaattttcaaatgaatttagttgtgaTCTCATTTTATGTGGCTGATGAAAATGCGGACATCACAatcaaaaaaggaagaagaaatggACACCACATGAGCAATGAGCATATACAAAACCTTGACAAAAAAGCCAAGAAAATATCTTTGAACTGAAACCTGCTGTTGAGATTAATTTctgctttaattttgattcattaaagtcaattatatttattaaaagaaaaccattttcaattgTTCAACATGTTTGCCTTTCATGGTTCAGTGAAAAACAAGACAATGGCCTTTACCAGTAGAATGGTTTTTGTGAAGAAAAGTCTGAATTCAAGCAAATTGTCCCAGGTCCACCTATGGCTATGCTTGATAGATGAAAGCAGTCTAAGCCCCCAAAACATAAGATTTCATTAGCCCTATCATATCTCATATTTGAGAAGCTAGTAATACTATAACCACGAGGGAGAGATAAAAGAAGATGCTTTGTACGAACCAGAAGcagcaaaaagaaagaaactaaaccaaagttaactagaaagaagaaaaaataaacttGGGTCCCATGGCAGATAAGTGACTGGTCAGCAAAGATTGAAGCCAGAGACGTTCTCAACTTCCTCAACACATAAAAGCCAAGACTTTTGTTTGAAAAACATGTGGTGTCCATCCATCAAATGCCAATTGAATCAAAACTCAAGTTGACAAAAGAAAACACCCTCTCCCGGTCCACCCCATCATTCATTTCTTATGTTTTTGTTGCCTTGCCTGTTTATTCAATCCCTACATTTTCCCCCACCCTTTTCTTTAATGAGTAAttctaatatttaaaagaaaaaaaaacatcttTTTCCCCTCTTATCACCAATCCTAGTCCTTaccatcatcatcattatcaccAACCAACCTCAACAACAACAACAGCTGCCTCTGCCTATCATTTTCATTTGATTATAAAAACAATTTGTttccatttgtttttattttctgtaGTTGGGTTCTTTTGTTTTCTGGGGcatgttattaatttataatattattatgtgAAAAAAGAAGATGAATATTTTTGCTATTGCGAGAGGATGAGAGTGAGAGAGAATTATGCGAACCATTTGCGACGCTTGTGAAAGTGCTGCTGCTATCGTCTTCTGTGCTGCCGATGAGGCTGCTCTTTGCGGTGCTTGTGATGAAAAGGTTGGTTCTTTCCTTCATTCTCCTCACTTTCTTTCCCCATGTAATCATACACTTTGGAGGTCTGTTTTAGCTGTTTACTGGACCcatttaagaattttttggtCTGTTCTTTGTAGGAGGCAGGATTTTTACAACAGTTACTTCATATTTGGCTTTTTTATTAAACCAACTAAAGGCCTTTCTTTTATTCTTCAGGATtgatatacatacacatatgtaAATATACTCTTCTTTACCACTTCTAGCATAAGCAATTGTGCAGGCTAACCTTTCTATAAATTCTCTTCTAGAAATCCAAAATTTGATGAATAGTCTTAGTCAAGCAATAGTTTGagtcttttctttttcatgtagAAGGGTGGagattgtaatttttataaaaaatagatGGGTATATTAGATTTTATTTCTTCTCAAAAAGTTCTTGTGCATTGTTATAGCTTGACCTGCAAAATCAAACCTTTTGTTTTGAAGTGAAATGTTGATTGATGTGCCAGGTCCATTTGTGCAATAAGCTTGCCGGCCGGCATGTCCGGGTGCGTCTGGCAAACCCCAGTGATGTTCCTCGCTGCGATATATGTGAAAATGCACCTGGTAATATGCAGGTGTCTTTTTGTCTTGTGCTGTTTGATTATAGAGCTGTTGATTTATCAGATTTCTTAACAAGTTTCCGGAACTTATGTTCATTCCTTGAACCGTGCATGTAGCTTTCTTTTACTGTGAGATAGATGGAACATCCCTTTGTTTACAATGTGATATGATTGTACATGTTGGAGGTAAAAGAACTCATGGAAGATATCTTGTCTTAAGGCAGAGAGTAGAGGTTTGTCACTTAAATCTCTGAAGGTAATTGGGTCGTATATTCCTCCTGGAGTTAAAAATGTTCcctgggaatttttttttttttttcagtttccaGGGTATAAACCTGGTAATATAGAGGATCCAGCTTCGCAGCCTTTGGATCCCAGTGAGACCATGAGAGGCCAAAATCATGCAGCTAAACGGACAGTGGGAGAGAACCAACAAAATGACAAGGCCTCTCCTGTTCTAAGGATGGATGCTAATGCTGATGGTCATCTTGAAACGGGTACTAAAATGATAGACTTGAATATGAAGCCGCACCGAATACATGGGCAAGCCTCAAACAATCAGGTTAGAGCTCTACTGTTATGCAAGTTCCTCCTGTTCTTTCACTGCATTTGAAACACATGATCTTGTTTGTTCAACATATTCAGGGGCAATGTCTATAACCGGTCATTAAGAAACGAGATGATTCGGTAGATGTGTTGGTATTGAAACActctaattttcattttatatgtGCAGTAGGCATGCGATTGTTTCGATGCATGAAAAGACATAAAACCTATATGTAAGACTTAACCTGTCAAATCAGATTATAGCATCAACCTGAGAAGTTAGATATGAAAACATGGCAAAAGGATGCTAAAGATATTTCTGAAGTTCACTCATCTGTACCTTAAAGAATAATTAGAGCATACAAGTGCTTTTGTTTCATTTAGTTCATTCATTAAACATTTTATTGTTGACAAATATTTCGTCTTGATTTTCGAGTTGAACTGAAAGATTACACCAAGGAATGGTAAATTTCTGAAGTTCACAATGTTATATGAACGATAGCCTATAGCGATATTAGCTTCGACCCTTCATTTTCCTTCAAGTACAtagaaaaacttcaaaaactcgtATATAGGTATATAGTACATCAAAATTGTTTTCTTCAGCTTGCAAAGCTGAGCTCTGATGCCTGGTTCCTTTTTTGGTCTAAAGGAACAATAATTCACCGTTGTCGGCAGCTGTGATATGATGATAAGGCGACCTGGTTCTCGGTTAAATTTTATTTGGAAGCCTGGAAGGCCTCGTTTCATGCTTATGTTACAGCTCCGTAGCTGCTGGATTTATCATCTCCTGGTGTAGCTTCTATAGAATAGTTTTCTTTTTCCAGACAGCTTTCATAGCTCATACTGCAAAGCAAAAGAATGTAACCGTTCTTTTGtaagttttgttttgtttttcccTGTACTTCTTAAACCACTTGGGAGAAAGAATGCTTGAGATTATGCTTAAAAAGTAATGCTATGCCCGGTACTACCTAGAGAATCTGTTACTTACAACCTGAATTCCTTTCCTATATGTGGTGGCCAGTAAATTTAGTTTCGATTGGTTAGATctgtactttaaaaaaaattgtggaTTTATAATCtttctactttttaaattttaaaatttcaatcctcaTCCGTCCATTggtaattgttaaattttttaagttctGTTATTTATGTGTAATATTATGTCATattgttatttttacatattacatACTAAAAACTCAATTAGTGAATTACCAAATGATCGTTTATATCAagttttaaatttcataatttaaaaaatatagggacttagAATAATACAATCagaaaataatgactaaatttacaACTGTATACATAGTATAAGATTAGTAACTAAAAAGTTTAACAAAAACGTATTTAACTACTTCCATTTGAgttaagattaaaatttcaaaattcgaaaagtataaggGTTAATATTGACCAatttgaaaggtacaaagactaaaattaatcaattaaagtacaaaaattaaatctataactttTATAAAGTTTATTTTATCAGTAATATTAAACACTTGAATCTTAAAACAAACTTTTTAAAGACAATCTTGGTAAACTAACCCTAAATTTGTTTATGTGGTAAAAGTAAGTCGGATTCTTGTATTTGAATTCACCTTACCTAAATTATTAGCAGTAGTTTTACTTTTTCGGAATCTTAATGCGAAATCTGTCATAATTTTACCCATTTTAAATCACTTAATCTAATTTTGTtaatccaaaacaaaaaaaaataaaatttattactgTATCtaactcttcaaattttttagACTCCTCCAAACATAGTTTCAactgtattcatttatttataagtgattttttttttcaattttattactttagtttTTTCAATTAACTAATTGTTATTATAAATAGGTTTTTTAGATTCATTAATTATCTTCGGATTGAAAAAAGTTAGGGTTTTGTATATTGTTATTGTTTTcacttttttctatatttttattgtttttattatttggatAATTTAATTCATCCTTAaaagataatttaataaaatatgcttttagttaattttatgttCTATCAATTAACTAGTAATATATTACATTACCGTAAAATATACCGAATAAGGTTTTTAGAGTTTTGATTTGCTTTCTGTTTAATTCGATATTAAGATAGAGATGTTCAGGCATATGTTTGAACAGAGGTGGACAAAACCAGGGCAATAAACAAATAAGAGAATAAGAGAAATAGACACGTAAACTTTGTTAGCGCAGTTCGGATTTACTATTCCTATTTTACGGAGCTTTACTCAGTGGATAGTTCTTATTCAACAATCATTTGGATCACCTATTAGTTTATGCATAATCTACCTTATATAAAGAAGTAATTGCAGCTCCAACTTTAGCACCCCTCACCCGTTCCAAACGACCAATACGAATAGGATATGCTACCAAAGCATATACGAGTAAGAAATCTTGAATTTATTTAAAGATTGAAAGTTTAAAAcacttttataaaataattaaacatgttttagatgaattgaaattttaaaaataatttaaaattatttagaatttATTTGGAGGTGACCATAACCAAAATGAGCcccagaaaataaaataaaaaaaaatgaaaaactgcAAGGTTGCTATAGGGGTGCAACGTCATGACAAGGAACATTTGACATCGCGACATGAATTGTTGAGTTAATGAGATCATGGTGAGGTGAATTGCGAAGTTGCAATGTTGCCTTTGTAGTTGCGACGCTACAGCTTCATGGTCGCAACGTGATTCACTGTGTTCACCCCAAAATACTTGAATTGTTTTGCAAAGTCCCTCTATTCATGGTATGCATAAAATCTACTTAAAGAATTCTCCATTACATATAAAAACTACTACAAAACACTTTAAAATCACAACCAATGATCTCAGAAGTAAAGTATTCATGCATATCATCGATTAAACAAAAGAAGAATAGTATAGTGAAATACCAAGTAGAGCTTCCAAATTCACATTTAGATAATATTCATCACAGAAATCAAGTAATatgaaattaacatattttaaatgtaaacAACCTACCACAATTAAAAATACATCATTCTCATACTCTTAGAAATCttaatgatagtgtgatgtctcaaATTTGACTTGGCTTTAAAAATCTACGAATTAACAATCTACACGGAAAAATAACAATGTgtaagcataattgcttagtaagtcCAAATGAAAATTACCATACTTACCTTGCCTCCTTGTAGGAGTTAGCTAAATTAATAGTTACTCATTGGTCAAAGATAAACACGatataaaataagaattattGAGAtagtttctaaaataaaaatgacaagTAACATCATATAAGCACATTTCATAAAGAGATGGTCAACTTCAATCATCttataaataaaagtaacaagcatcttttaattcaattcatttcATAAATCTCATTAATTCATTTTTATCCTTCGTACTTACAAATGTGTAATTTTTGTATCTTACTAGACATCTTTAAATTCATTCATCTTATTAGGCCCTTCGTAACCTTAGTAAAATGAGACTTGGACACTTGGGAATTTCATCCCACACAACCAAATAAGTATATAATCATTGCACAAATGTGCATTTTCAACCCACACAACCAAAATATTATTGGATATGgtgtcctaagtgtagtatattcattttgcatacttgtatttttcgaacaaattagtttaataatatttattaattacattaatatcacTTGTATATTATCTTCAaagtttttgcatgcaaagcaaaatagaagcaaatattggctcattgattatctaatgtttaactaatattaagcggtattacgtagtcggattataatataaaaagattgtaacgccccttacctgTGTTTGACACCGAGACAAGatttgaggcattaccggacttagaCGCAAGTAAACATATAAAATCAGaccataaaattttgtttaaattaaattcattcatacatatgcaaatttTCCCTTTATATgggcccttgaggcccaaaatatacattgggtgtggttcgggactaaaccgagaactttcgaaACTTTTgtgacacttagaaaattttcttgttttgaagggtcacacgcccatatgggtaggtcgtgtggtcacacacgcccgtgtggcttgggacacgcctgtatcctcaacccgtgtaactctttgtttatgacttCATCAactaaatagggtcacacggccaagtcacacgcccgtgtgcttagaccgtgtggcgaattaaatttcaaaaatcaattgcagacttcacatggcctgggcacacacccatgtccttaggtcgtgtccttcacacgattgagacatacagccgtgtctctgcccgtgtatttactactaggcattctgttttacctaattagggtgcagaggacacacggccggatcacactcccatggggtagaccgtgtgtcacacacggtctagacacacgcccgtgtgcctaccgtgtggacaactttgaggctattttccaagccttttgtcaccctcaATAACACATGCACAGTTACACATCTCAATGACATCCTACATGGCATAAAGGAGCACTTACACATTCATAAATATGGCTCATACATatcaacttcttatcaatttatacttgcttaagacttcatattttatttagaccaagcttaccaaatcacatgcaatatgaaatatcaatttacttccatttcatacattcatgccttattgttattatgtcatttactcacatttccatcatcaagcatccatgatcatatccacaattcatccatgccaaatgaatttaaccaaCATGAGTGACTATAgcacatgtatgtatgtatgtatgaataggattacatccccaTAATTAATATGGGCCATATCTCATAGCCATAgcacatatatgcatgtatgaataggattacatccccataattaatatgggccatatcttatggccatatacaaaatgaatcatcaaatcattatcagccaacacatttggctacacaaatattacttcaaaaataGCCAACTCAGACCATCACTAGCCACTCTAATAGCTAGTTTACAAAACCacaattacaagccatcattggccaaataagtttatacatgccattataccaaaatgagatttttaattataccaaaatgagatagtggatagtgtgatgactacTCCGACTGACTTCTAACCTTCGCGAGCTTTGAGCACgataaaacagggaaaattaaacaaagtaagcattttatacttagtaagttcgtataacagaaaataaacttaccggTCATATTTATTAATACAAGCATACATCAATTTACATTCCATcaattttgggtaagttacctaacacatacacttattcaacaagttagtcacataatctcatatgaatatcaagtaaacatagatgaactcatcacattacaagcttcCATTATTTTCATCTTTCCACACTTTAAGAGCCATTTCCGTTGAACTATTGAAATCTCGACGGATGTTCGAGTAATATAcacatgtgcaaaagtacccattagggtacataataaaaaggcacactcttgagctgtacattttacagtaggattaccagtccaagctaaatcctatccgtagcatatgctctagtgagcttaatatggattacccgtctgggctaaatccaatttataacctaagcgcaagagggcttacattagaattacacgtccgggctaaattctatTTGCAACTTATACATTATTATTCTTAATCCatcaaaattcaacattcaaccGAAAATGACAATTTGTCCATTTTTCAAAACTTATGACTATTTCGTTATGTGTAACATCTCATTCatatcaacacaatcatacaattcaatttaagcatattaacatacatatttaagttacacgaacttaccttgaaaatggtttgtatttgaatttcaactaatccgaaaccttttgctttcctcgatctagttctgTGGTTGGTCTTTTCGGATCTATATTGGTaattttaactattaatctatcacatttcatatacatttgtatcctattacatcctaggaaaaattaccattttgcccctatctttttcaaaaaatttgatttcgtccctaggctcggaaaatgaaattcatgaaatttaagcttctttccaagcctagctgaaatttatatattacaattacaacacatacatttcaaaattttagaattttccatgggttttaccactttttcattttagtccctaaatcaagttttcatcaaaaagtgctttgtaaaagttgtttatctataaataacttttcattttctaccacaaatttctaatttttagcatattcatccatgacccaaatttcataccttgataacttttcaaataaatcccctaaatagaaagattagGCTATCATGATttcaaaaaatatagaaattactaaaaacgggccttgatttcataccttattgagcttgaaaagttttcttcctctctcctagggtttccatagaaaaattggggaagatgatatgaaattagatgattagatgatttttttctttttaattaattatcatctattaattttattaatttccaatttagtccctaccctttttctaatttttccatagatgagtcattaaaatatctactaactactcttcaatgTCTAATGACCACaaaaggaccttaagttttgaactccatagctatttgatacctatacctactagaacccaacttttgcattttatgcaatttagtcttttccctaattaaacacacaatcggtaaaatttacgtaccaaaattttcatgtgaccttcctatcataatgtcaaccataaaataaaataaaataaaataaatttatttttgactcgaatttgtggttccgaaaccactgttccgatctcACCTAAAATGGACTGTTACAGTTAGTCGTTGTGAAtccattgaatatgaaaattaaatatatttcctcataaaTTATTCTATGGTAAAGTAACAtgactttaacaaaattagaattaggttgagaaaattatttaattggaaaattaaataaataaagaaaaatttattttgaaaaatagaaaatatatattaggttggattaaattataaattgttgagtTAAATATCCaagaaacacatataattggTCTCGATACAGGAGAGACTCAAATCCTTTTATCATAAGAGAGATGAGCGTCATCTCTAGTATTATTTACTAAGGTGTGCCATCCACCCCATTCTACTTAGAGTAGaataatattttctattaaataaatattatttgtatttgcATAAAGCACAGGTATTTTTCGAGAAAAAgcttattactataaatattacaaaccggttcgattttcaaatttttaattttttgctgtgacaaaaaattattttctaaaccagATTTTTCCAACAAATATAGCACTACTAGTGCTTCAACCCACACAACAAATGTTCTCAAAAGAACATTCCTTTAACTCAGATCAAATGTCAAGTCAAAGTAACAATACCAATCTTTAAGTCTCCACATAACCCATACGTGCACTAATAAttcctattggcatgccaatcgtattcTAAACCTTCTATCAAATTTATAcccaatcaaaatattaatgaaacATTTCCAAGAGTCTTAAAAGTCTCATAACTTATTATGAGCCTGTTCATGCCATTCAATCTCATAccattaattaaacaaaaaacaCATTTAACTTTCAACCATTCTTAGCATATCATTAACATtacacattttttatatattgtaatcaatcacatatataattacattttgtacatacacatgtacttacatttatatttcatgtttaaACTCATGTTTCCATCAATCAATTAACCTTTTCCTAACTCACCCTAAACACAAATGTCAtattgttcttaattaatctttttaatgtattaaataatatattattaagctAAACAATACCTACAACAAAGTAACTATAGTAAGTTCCATAAGAACTTACCCAAAATCAACAAAAAGAATGGAAAACTCCCCACTTTCTATTTCATTCCACAACTTTTTCTTTGCATTTGTTGAGAGCCTCTTTCtctattaaatttttatcacCAAATAAACAAGCATATTATTAGATCTCATAACAACTCATAAAGACAACATTAAATGACCATTTAAATGACTCAACTAACTTAATAATGTTTATAAATACAAAATAAGGTATCAAAATGAtgtaaaatcacaaaaattcacCTTAAATTTCACTTTCATACTCAACCCATTTTTCTTTCATGAAAGCTCAAAATCATAAGTGTGTGAATGATGAGGTTCATGAGGTTTTTTGGTTCTATTATGGTTTCTAAAAGGTGACTttgcagcaaaaaaaaaaagaaaagtggcGAAAGATTgcaaaaaaaagtagaaaaaagaaaaagaaaaaagaagaagcttatgaaaaatataaaagaaaaaagaagaagctttcTTCTTGTTTCTCTTCTTTGGTCGGCTGAAACAAGCTAGTATGGTTGGTAAATTTGCAATTTAAAGCTCATTTCATGATCAATTGTTTCAAAAATCATCTCATCACCCACATCAACATATAAACTTTAATAGTCTATCATATTTTGGTTTCGTATGATCAAAATACCTTTAGgagcaaaattatcattttgcccctcaACTCATCTTTTTATTCGGTTGAGTTCGAAACTTTAAAATAGCTCAAAGTGCTTCTCAATGGCCATTTTAAtagtctaaaaataattataactaataaaatcaaatttcttATCTAATTTATAGATAAAGTCATCGAAAAAATTCTCATACGGTTTACCaaaaaattttagggcgttatCCCAACAATGAACTTAATTATCATAAATCACGCACCCTAAATAAGCTCATTTACAGTCAATAGTATCTTTTTAAGAAAACTTAATAAGA
It includes:
- the LOC107896577 gene encoding B-box zinc finger protein 19 isoform X2 gives rise to the protein MCQVHLCNKLAGRHVRVRLANPSDVPRCDICENAPAFFYCEIDGTSLCLQCDMIVHVGGKRTHGRYLVLRQRVEFPGYKPGNIEDPASQPLDPSETMRGQNHAAKRTVGENQQNDKASPVLRMDANADGHLETGTKMIDLNMKPHRIHGQASNNQEQ
- the LOC107896577 gene encoding B-box zinc finger protein 18 isoform X1, producing MRTICDACESAAAIVFCAADEAALCGACDEKVHLCNKLAGRHVRVRLANPSDVPRCDICENAPAFFYCEIDGTSLCLQCDMIVHVGGKRTHGRYLVLRQRVEFPGYKPGNIEDPASQPLDPSETMRGQNHAAKRTVGENQQNDKASPVLRMDANADGHLETGTKMIDLNMKPHRIHGQASNNQEQ